TATCCGTTAACTGACCGTAAATTTTACTCCAGAATGTTTCTTGGAGCTCTAGACCAACCGTGCCGCCTACACTTAGTTTGTTAAAAATCGATTTAATTTCATCCAAGTCACTACCGACATATGCCAGGCTGATATTGTTGCCTTCAATAAAGGGCATACCAGGAAAAGTATCGGAAAACATGACATTGCTTCCATTAATATTTAGCCTTGTATGCATGACTAAATCTTTCGCTTCTTCTGGAAGGGCAAATTCCGGATTAGGCGGTGTTTCCCCAAAGGTCATGATATTTGGTTGTTCCGTTCCAAAAACCTCTGCGTAGAACTCTACTGCTTCTCGACAATTCCCATTAAAATTAAGATATGCATCAACTGACATCTATCTCACTCCAATTTTTTTTATTTTTATTCGTTGCTACAAGTTTATTGACATCATGTTGCATTATTACCTGACGAAAAACTCCGGTGGTTCAATTCCGAGCGTTCTAAGATAGATATAACCTTGTCCCCTATGATGGATCTCATTTTCCAAGGCATATTGAAGTCTATCAAAGTGGCTTTGTGAGGGACCGAAAAAAGGATCCTTTTCCACCACTGCAAGCGTTTCCTCGGTCATTTCCTTCCACAGTTTCCTAGTATCATCCCTTACTGCTTCGCATGCTGAAACTAGTTCCTCTTTGGTGGAAATTCCAGCAAACGAATCTGGATACTCCCAAACACTAAGTGCAATACCACGCATATATCCAGTCTCAATGTTCATGATTTCTTTAACCATCTCTGCGAAAGGGCGAAGCTTCCCGGCGGGGGTATAGTGAAATAATTCCTCTTCAGGAAAGGCTTCAACCACCCGCATCGTTAATCTCCTGTTGCCTTCCAATATATTTAACAAACCCTCTTTCGATAGAACCACCATTTCACTCTCCTTTAAGAAATACTCTGTATAGAAGTTCTGGGGAAAATTGAAAAGTCCTGCAACTCCTGCAAATTTCTGTATGTAAAGTTTGCACAGCTTTTTTTACTACCGGGGAAAGCTTCCTAAAAATATCATTTTTCTTTTACACTTGATGAAATGAATAGGAGCATTAAAACATAGACGGTTTTTTACTCCAATTAGAGTTATAGTACCATTAACAGTGGTAACTTAATATCTGGAAGGAATTCGCACATGGTAAATATTGATTAAATCTTGTATTTATTATACGATTCAATTGGTTATATATTTCCAACCAACAATATGCTTATACGTAATGGATATCATTAATAACGGAGCCAGCAGAAAAGGAGAGAAGCAAATGATTAATAAAGTCGGTCAAATCATGTTATATGTAAATAACCAAGACGAGTCATTGAAATTTTGGACGGAAAAATTCGGTTTTAGTGTAATTTCTGAAGAAGATAACGGCCAAGGGCTAAGATGGATTGAAATAGCCCCAACAAAGGAAGCACAAACGAGTATCATCCTGCATAATAAGGAATTCATTGCTAAAATGCAGCCGGAATTAAATCTTAATACACCTTCATTAATGTTTTACTCGGATAATCTTGATGAATTATATAAAGACTTTTCGGAGAAGAATATCAAAGTTGGGGAACTTGTGAATATGCCATCTGGAAGAGTCTTCAATTTTGCTGATAATGAAGATAATTACTTTGCGGTCATGGAAAAGAAGTAAATCATTAAAGATAAAAGAACATCAAAACGACTAGAAAAACTATTTTTTAGTCATTTTGATGTTTTTGATACTACTATTTAGTCTGCAGGCCTTGTCCCAGCAGGAAGTCCAGAGTTCTCAACCGTCTTGATCGGCCGAACGGTTATGTCTCCATTCACGTAAATTTGACAAGATAAACGCAAATGATCTTCCATTCCTTTGTCTTCAAAGACCTTTTTTTCTTTTTGTGTGACCTCCAAAAAATCACCTGCCAATATTTCCACTCTGCAAGTTGTACATTTAGCCTTCCCGCCGCATCGGTGAAGAATATTAATACCATTATCCTCCAATGCTAATACTAACTTTTTTCCATTCTCAACTTCAAACGTTCCTTGGTCAAATACTGTTACGTAAGGCATCTAATACCACCTCTTATTATAAAATATCTTTCAACAGGTCATTAACATATCTATTCTCTTACCTTGTCCATATGACATAAAAAAATGTGAAGTCATTACTGATTGCTAGTTAAGATGAATAATTAATTATCTTGAAGACAAACTTTAAGTACATTCATAATAATAAATTTAACAAAGCATAAACAGAGCTAGGGAAAATAAGAATGTTCATTTAGAGAGATAATTAAGATTTATTGAATAAAAGAGAGTGAAATAATAAAAGGGAGGTGCATGCCTGTGACTAATGGCAATTGTGATTTTTCACCAATGAAACAAATGTTAAAAGAGGAAATTCGTCAAGTAATATCGGCATTACAGGATAACTTAGAAGCAATGGATGATGAAAATTATTGTCTTCTTGGAAATTTCGAGAAAATAAAGGATAAATTCGTATACATCGATATGAAAGCAGCAACATTTTATTTGAACTGTTATTTGTCACCATTTACGGACAAATATCCCGAATTATCAATTTGTGTACAAAATTTGTCGAACTTGAGACATGGCGGGTTGATTGTTATTCAACGGGGAGATTCTCTTGATTCTTTGATCCAACCAGGTATTTCAATAGGAGCGGAGTTAACCCATTCTTTATTGGAATCAATTTTTTTCCCTGGAAATCCACTACATGATGGTGCCGTATTGGTTAGTCAAAATCAGATTGTTTCCGCAGCAAATGTCCTTCCGCTTTCAGACAGACCAACAGGGGGAAAAAAACTTGGAACACGCCATCGCTCTGCTTTAGGTTTATCTGAACGAAGTGATGCCCTTGTATTGGTAGTATCAGAGGAAACAGGAAGAGTTTCATTCGCGTTTAATGGGAATTTATACCCAATTAATGCTCATGGGCCCATTTAGAATTTTTGAGACCATTAAGTCATTAGTGATTATAATTCTGTAGGTAATTCACCCCTGAAAAAATAATCATAGAGCAATTGGGTAAAGGAAAACGTATTTTTTTCACTTTTGTAATTCAAAAGCTTATTTTTCTCGGTATTACAGGTACGGAAAAGGTCATGAATTAATTAACCCGGTGATTTTTACCGGGTTTTTGGTTGCTTTTTATATAAAAAAAGGCATATGATAAATAAGGAGTCTCAATCAGAAAAGTTATAAAACGAAAGAGGATTTTAAATGATAACCATTAAAAGTGAACGAGAAATAAATTTGATGCATGAAGCGGGCAAACTTCTTGCTGCGACGCATAGAGAAATTGCAAAAATGATAAAACCGGGCATCACGACTTGGGAAATCGAAGAATTTGTCGATAAGTACTTGGCAGAGCATGGTGCCACTCCTGAACAAAAGGGCTATAACGGCTACAAATATGCAACGTGTGCATCAGTGAATGATGTAATCTGCCACGGCTTTCCGCAAAAGAAAGCCTTAAAAGAGGGAGACATCGTTACGATTGATATGGTAGTGAACCTTAACGGAGGTTTGGCGGATTCAGCTTGGACATATGCAGTCGGAGAAGTTTCCGATGAAACTCAGCGTTTAATGGATGTAACCAAGAATGCTTTATATAGAGGCATCGAAGTTGCACGGGCAGGAAATCGTCTTGGGGACATCGGGCATGCAATCCAGTCATATGCAGAAGGTGAAAAGTTTTCTGTTGTTCGCGATTTTACAGGGCACGGAATCGGTAAAACCATGCACGAGGACCCAACAGTCCTACATTATGGTAAGCCAGGTAAAGGTGCCCGTTTAAAAGAGGGAATGGTCATCACGATCGAGCCAATGTTGAATGCAGGAACATGGCATATGAAAATGGACCAAGACGGCTGGACGGCAAGAACGGCAGATGGAAAACTCTCCGCCCAATATGAACATACCCTCGTCATTACAAAAGAAGATCCGATCATTTTAACGGAACAGTAAACAAAAAGAAGAAACGGCCTAATCATGTGCCGTTTCTTCTTTTTGTTTTATTGAAATATTTCACAATAAACCTCGGCAGAATATTCTGAATTCCATTTACCCACAATAGATCAAATTCGAAAAATTAGTACTAGGCAGTTAGGCATTAAAAACTTTACTATTATGTGGGAGCACAGGATAATAAGGGGAAGGAAGAAATAATTAATAATATGTTATATAAACACTATATAAAGGGGGTAATGACTGTGAAGAAAGGGGAGAAACTGTCTGCAACGGTTGAAACAGTTGGGTTGAGCCAGCGGGAATTTTTAACGATTTTTTTACTACACTCTTTGAGAATAAAACCGAATTATCCAAGGGCGATTCATCAGGACCTAAAAAATACGTTCACTGGAAAAGTGCATAGCTATGACTATCTATGTAAAATATCCAATACGCTAGTCGAATCCAAACATTTATCATTATATACGAATAAGGGAAGAAATTATTATCAAATAACTGAAAAAGGCAAAGAGCTTTACATATGGTATCAAGAAAATTTCCTGGAACGGTTTTCCGAAGTGAAAAAGGTCATTGATCGCTTCATGTTCGATTTAAGGGGTTCTGGTGAAAACCCACCAGTTATTAATGAACTTCCAGAAGAATACAGGTCGTATTTCTCGAAAATAATATCGGTGAAAGACCTTGTCCGTTATGTAACTTTAAAAGCCGCTTTCACTAAGAAGCCCATTTACATGGGGGAAATTGGCGATCTCCTTAAAAATCAGTTCGGTTGGATCGCTTCAAACGGCTATTTATACGATTTATCTCATGAAATGGAAGAGAACGGCCTTCTTGTCGGCAGGTGGGAAAGTGAAAAACGAACTAAACGGTATTTACGAATCACCGATGAAGGACAGCATCATTACAAACAGATTGCGGATTCTGCAGCCTTTCAAGTCCAGGAAGTCCAAAAATACATGGCCAGTGTCGTTATGTTCTTAAAAGAAAAGAGTTAATTGAAATAAGAAATGGAGCCCCTTAATTTTGCAAGGAGATTGAAGTTACATGCTTAAATTGAATCGTTCAAGGGTAAATGTTACTTAAAAAACTTCTTAACAAGGGGGAATGACTGATGGTGGAAAAACACGAAGAAATGGGAAGCATATTCAGTTTCATTAAAGGCCAGGTAGATAAACTGCCCATTTCACAATCGAAAAAGAACAAAATGCTCGACCAGCTCCTAAAGCTTAAAACGATGACAGTTGATGCAAGGGAACCGCGAATTGCTCTTGTAGGAAGGCGGGGGTCCGGAAAATCATCACTGATCAATGCGATGTTTGGACAGGAACGGCAATATGTCAGTTCCGTTAAATCTGGAACGGGTAAGGGAAAATGGCTTTGGTACCCGAGTGATGCCGAGCCCAAAATCCGTTTGCTGGACTCCCGGGGACTGGGTGAGAGTGAAGCTCCTACGGAAGAGTTCGAAGAAAAAACACCAATGGATGAATTGATAAAAGCGGTAACCGAAGAACAGCCTGATGTGTTTCTTTTTTTGATTAAAGCAAAAGAAACAGATTCAAGGGTTGAAGAAGATTTAAAAGAGTTGAAGAAGCTGCGCAAAATCGTTAAAGAGAATCACCATTATGATGTACCCGTAATCTGTGTGGTCACCCAAGTGGATGAATTAGATCCGCCCCATTATAAACAAGCACCTTTTGATGCCAATCCTAAGAAAAAACAGAATATTGATGAAGCCATCGCTTTGATGTCAAAACGATTTAAAGAGAGTGAAATACCACTATTGAACATCATTCCTATTTGTTCGTATATTGATTTTGATGAAAATGGAAATATTGAATATGATATGCGTTGGAACATAGATTTGCTTTCTGATTACTTGATCGAGGCCTTACCCAGTGAAGCGAAGCTGAAGACCGCCAAAGTGATGCAGAGCCAATTCGTTAAGAAGAAATTCGCGCGGACGATAGTGGGAACGTTTACGGCAATAGCTGGTTTAATAGGTGCAGAGCCGATACCTTTCGCTGATTTTCCCATTTTGACCGGCATTCAAGGTTTGATGATTGTGGTGATTGGTTTTATCGCGGATAAAGAAATCAATACAAAAACTGCAAGTGAATTCATTGCGGCATTAGGGATCAATGTTGGAATCGGTCTCCTTGTGAGGGAAGGTGTCAGGGCTGCAGTCCGATTCATCCCAGGAGCTGGTCTAGCGGTTTCAGGTGCGGTAGCGGGCGCGGTCACATATGGAATCGGGCAAGCAGCGATAGCTTACTTTCTCGAAAACAAAGATATTGATCAGGCGAAGGAAGCTTACAAGAACGCGAACAAAGACTATAAAAATGAAGATATTGACTCTTAATGGGCAGATTCAAACCATAAACTACACTAAGGTGATATGATAAAGTGGAGTTCGCAGTTCTGTTTCTGCTGCAAAATGGTTCAGGATTTTGTTTACTACAGAAGGGATGATCTTCATGTCGTTTTTTCATTCACAGAAGCAAAAAGAATATATACAAAAATTAGAGGATGCGATTCAGTCCTTTTCCGGCCGATCTGAAGCGCTTGATGATTCAAAGGGATTTCCTTTTGAAAACATTCAGGAGTTAAAGGAATTCGGATATCCCCAATTAACTTTAGCAAAAGAAGATGGCGGATATGGCGGTTCGTTATATGATTTTCTCCTATGCCAAGAAAAAATAGCCCAATATTGCGGCCCGACAGCCTTAGGAATAGGGTGGCATGTCGGAACGGTCCTATCCTTAACGGAGAAGAGACCATGGGAAAAAGGAGTCATGAATGAATTGTTTGATGAAGTGTCTAAAGGCGCTCTCATCAACACGGCAGCATCTGAGGCTGGAACAGGAAGCCCGACGCGCGGAGGCCGACCGGAAACGATCGCTATCAAAAAGGGTCAACAATGGAATTTGAATGGCAGAAAGACTTTCACTACACTCTCACCCGTCCTTGATATTTTTCTAGTAACGGCATGGGTTCCCGAGGATGAGCAGCTAGGAACATTTTTAATTCATCGTGATGTAATGGGGGTAAGTATAGAAGAAACTTGGGATATGATTTCCATGCAGGGGACAGGAAGTCACGATTTGGTATTAAATGATGTCAGCCTGCCTGAAAAGTATTATGTGATGAAAAGCAATCCTGGTGAAAAAAGAAAGCCTGAAGCGTGGCTATTACATATACCGGCTTGCTACTTGGGTATCGCAGTGGCTGCCAGAAATTACGCAGTCGAATTTGCGAAAACCTATTCTCCCAATAGCTTACCAGGACCAATCAGGGACCTTCCGAATGTTCAACGGACAATCGGGGAGATGGAACTGGAATTGGGCGAAGCACACCATTTCCTCTACTCTGTCGCAGAAAAATGGGTGCGGCACCCTGAAAGTCATGATGAATTATCGAAGCAATTGGGTGCTGTTAAGTTATCGGTCGTCAACAAATCGATTTCCATCGTCGATAAAGCGATGAGAGTCGTCGGTGCCAAAAGCTTACAACGAAATAATCCCCTGCAACGTTACTATAGGGATGTACGAGCAGGACTTCATAATCCTCCGATGGATGATGCGACAATCACCACGCTCGCAAAGTCAGCTCTTTATTAAGTTCGTATTCGGATATTATTTTGATGGCACTGAAATGACTTCGTCGTTTCAGTGTTTTTTTTAGCCTTGAATCATCCGCTTTCTTTGTTGGTCCCTCTAGCTGCATCTTTTTTTAGTCCAGCATGGAAATTTCACTAGCTTATCATTCTCTATCTTGTTATGATTGATATACCTGTCTAAATCTTCGAAAAATATCGAAAGTTCGGTGTAATAATGAATCTTATGACAAAAGATTTACTGATTAACTTTTTAATTATCCTTTTTCCGATCTTTTTATTGCAAATGAGCTATCTAGTGAAGTACGTATACCGTTTAGATGCATTAAAAGGATCCTTCCTATCGATTTTCCCTATTCTTTCACTTGTTCTATGCATGCTGTTTCCCGTTGTTATAGAAGAGGATTTTGTTTGGGATCTT
The DNA window shown above is from Peribacillus sp. FSL P2-0133 and carries:
- a CDS encoding VOC family protein encodes the protein MSVDAYLNFNGNCREAVEFYAEVFGTEQPNIMTFGETPPNPEFALPEEAKDLVMHTRLNINGSNVMFSDTFPGMPFIEGNNISLAYVGSDLDEIKSIFNKLSVGGTVGLELQETFWSKIYGQLTDKFGIKWQFNFES
- a CDS encoding DinB family protein codes for the protein MVVLSKEGLLNILEGNRRLTMRVVEAFPEEELFHYTPAGKLRPFAEMVKEIMNIETGYMRGIALSVWEYPDSFAGISTKEELVSACEAVRDDTRKLWKEMTEETLAVVEKDPFFGPSQSHFDRLQYALENEIHHRGQGYIYLRTLGIEPPEFFVR
- a CDS encoding VOC family protein, with the protein product MINKVGQIMLYVNNQDESLKFWTEKFGFSVISEEDNGQGLRWIEIAPTKEAQTSIILHNKEFIAKMQPELNLNTPSLMFYSDNLDELYKDFSEKNIKVGELVNMPSGRVFNFADNEDNYFAVMEKK
- a CDS encoding 2Fe-2S iron-sulfur cluster-binding protein, which gives rise to MPYVTVFDQGTFEVENGKKLVLALEDNGINILHRCGGKAKCTTCRVEILAGDFLEVTQKEKKVFEDKGMEDHLRLSCQIYVNGDITVRPIKTVENSGLPAGTRPAD
- the cdaS gene encoding sporulation-specific diadenylate cyclase CdaS; its protein translation is MTNGNCDFSPMKQMLKEEIRQVISALQDNLEAMDDENYCLLGNFEKIKDKFVYIDMKAATFYLNCYLSPFTDKYPELSICVQNLSNLRHGGLIVIQRGDSLDSLIQPGISIGAELTHSLLESIFFPGNPLHDGAVLVSQNQIVSAANVLPLSDRPTGGKKLGTRHRSALGLSERSDALVLVVSEETGRVSFAFNGNLYPINAHGPI
- the map gene encoding type I methionyl aminopeptidase, producing the protein MITIKSEREINLMHEAGKLLAATHREIAKMIKPGITTWEIEEFVDKYLAEHGATPEQKGYNGYKYATCASVNDVICHGFPQKKALKEGDIVTIDMVVNLNGGLADSAWTYAVGEVSDETQRLMDVTKNALYRGIEVARAGNRLGDIGHAIQSYAEGEKFSVVRDFTGHGIGKTMHEDPTVLHYGKPGKGARLKEGMVITIEPMLNAGTWHMKMDQDGWTARTADGKLSAQYEHTLVITKEDPIILTEQ
- a CDS encoding helix-turn-helix transcriptional regulator, with translation MKKGEKLSATVETVGLSQREFLTIFLLHSLRIKPNYPRAIHQDLKNTFTGKVHSYDYLCKISNTLVESKHLSLYTNKGRNYYQITEKGKELYIWYQENFLERFSEVKKVIDRFMFDLRGSGENPPVINELPEEYRSYFSKIISVKDLVRYVTLKAAFTKKPIYMGEIGDLLKNQFGWIASNGYLYDLSHEMEENGLLVGRWESEKRTKRYLRITDEGQHHYKQIADSAAFQVQEVQKYMASVVMFLKEKS
- a CDS encoding GTPase; this translates as MVEKHEEMGSIFSFIKGQVDKLPISQSKKNKMLDQLLKLKTMTVDAREPRIALVGRRGSGKSSLINAMFGQERQYVSSVKSGTGKGKWLWYPSDAEPKIRLLDSRGLGESEAPTEEFEEKTPMDELIKAVTEEQPDVFLFLIKAKETDSRVEEDLKELKKLRKIVKENHHYDVPVICVVTQVDELDPPHYKQAPFDANPKKKQNIDEAIALMSKRFKESEIPLLNIIPICSYIDFDENGNIEYDMRWNIDLLSDYLIEALPSEAKLKTAKVMQSQFVKKKFARTIVGTFTAIAGLIGAEPIPFADFPILTGIQGLMIVVIGFIADKEINTKTASEFIAALGINVGIGLLVREGVRAAVRFIPGAGLAVSGAVAGAVTYGIGQAAIAYFLENKDIDQAKEAYKNANKDYKNEDIDS
- a CDS encoding acyl-CoA dehydrogenase family protein → MSFFHSQKQKEYIQKLEDAIQSFSGRSEALDDSKGFPFENIQELKEFGYPQLTLAKEDGGYGGSLYDFLLCQEKIAQYCGPTALGIGWHVGTVLSLTEKRPWEKGVMNELFDEVSKGALINTAASEAGTGSPTRGGRPETIAIKKGQQWNLNGRKTFTTLSPVLDIFLVTAWVPEDEQLGTFLIHRDVMGVSIEETWDMISMQGTGSHDLVLNDVSLPEKYYVMKSNPGEKRKPEAWLLHIPACYLGIAVAARNYAVEFAKTYSPNSLPGPIRDLPNVQRTIGEMELELGEAHHFLYSVAEKWVRHPESHDELSKQLGAVKLSVVNKSISIVDKAMRVVGAKSLQRNNPLQRYYRDVRAGLHNPPMDDATITTLAKSALY